The proteins below are encoded in one region of Eubacterium sp. 1001713B170207_170306_E7:
- a CDS encoding DMT family transporter produces MNSKNRGACFILLAVTLMSTGGLLIKSIEASAISIAFARSLIAGCVFLPFIKWKKVRFSKNYIGLIISYTYLTISFVIATKLTTAANAIILQCTAPLWLYLAYLISGKKKLVTREFVPRVTILAGIIIIFCDPLNASGNATAMAGNLLALSAGIAYALEQYFMEKKYPMGDITIIGFINFVMAGVMLIFMHSQISFSGLPTINWLYLILLGVFQIGISYLFFLKGVRLVSAFEASILSLLEPILNPVFVFFFVGEVPSTYTICGFAAILFGIVLTLVPNKKTALADQKLEETAETRE; encoded by the coding sequence ATGAATTCAAAAAATAGAGGAGCATGCTTTATTTTACTGGCCGTCACGCTAATGAGCACAGGCGGCCTTTTAATTAAAAGCATTGAAGCGAGCGCGATCAGCATTGCCTTTGCGAGAAGTCTGATCGCAGGCTGTGTTTTTCTGCCATTCATAAAATGGAAAAAAGTCCGATTCAGTAAAAATTACATTGGTCTTATTATTTCTTATACATACTTAACCATCAGCTTTGTCATCGCGACAAAGCTGACGACAGCTGCCAACGCGATTATACTGCAGTGTACAGCGCCGCTGTGGCTCTATCTGGCTTATCTGATCAGCGGTAAAAAAAAGCTGGTCACGCGGGAGTTTGTGCCACGGGTTACAATTTTGGCTGGAATTATCATTATTTTTTGCGATCCATTGAATGCTTCAGGTAACGCGACCGCCATGGCTGGTAATCTTTTGGCCCTGTCCGCAGGTATTGCCTATGCGCTGGAGCAGTATTTTATGGAGAAAAAATACCCGATGGGCGATATTACCATCATCGGATTTATCAATTTTGTTATGGCTGGGGTAATGCTCATATTCATGCACAGCCAGATATCCTTCTCAGGTCTCCCCACGATAAACTGGCTGTATCTTATATTGCTTGGCGTCTTTCAAATTGGTATTTCTTACCTGTTTTTTCTTAAAGGAGTTCGACTGGTATCTGCCTTTGAAGCGTCGATTCTTTCGCTGCTGGAGCCAATACTAAACCCGGTTTTTGTGTTTTTCTTTGTGGGGGAGGTTCCGAGCACCTACACAATTTGCGGGTTCGCAGCTATCTTATTCGGTATTGTACTGACCCTTGTACCGAATAAAAAGACAGCTTTGGCAGACCAAAAACTAGAAGAAACAGCTGAGACTAGAGAGTAG
- the nuoE gene encoding NADH-quinone oxidoreductase subunit NuoE, which translates to MNHEHHHDHHCGCGCQDEPKFPELDAVLDAYADVAGSLITILQKAQETYGYLSPDLMLYISRETDIPVAKIYGVATFYAQFRMNPVGKHLIMLCQGTACHVNGSSMIEEAVVEHLGIKEGETTEDGLFTLENVACLGCCSLSPVMMIDGETYGQLTKDKVVNILTELKEQEA; encoded by the coding sequence ATGAATCACGAACACCATCATGATCATCACTGCGGCTGCGGCTGTCAGGATGAGCCCAAATTCCCAGAATTAGATGCAGTTCTGGACGCGTATGCCGATGTAGCAGGAAGCCTGATTACCATCCTGCAGAAGGCTCAGGAAACCTATGGCTATCTGTCCCCGGACTTAATGCTGTATATTTCTCGTGAAACAGATATTCCAGTAGCGAAAATATACGGTGTTGCAACTTTTTATGCTCAGTTCCGCATGAATCCTGTTGGCAAGCATCTGATCATGCTCTGTCAGGGAACAGCCTGTCACGTTAATGGATCTTCAATGATTGAGGAAGCCGTTGTGGAGCATCTTGGCATTAAAGAGGGCGAAACCACCGAGGACGGTCTTTTTACCCTGGAAAATGTCGCCTGTCTGGGCTGCTGCTCTTTATCTCCGGTGATGATGATCGACGGAGAGACCTATGGCCAGCTGACAAAGGATAAAGTGGTTAATATTTTAACAGAGCTCAAGGAACAGGAGGCGTAG
- a CDS encoding NADH-quinone oxidoreductase subunit NuoF yields the protein MENYKVIIGQGSCGIAAGAAKVEEAFKDQIAAKNLSIDLEKTGCIGTCYLEPIVDVVDPSGAKITYVNVDTGDVERIVDEHILGQKNITDLEMAAQDKEMIAKQKRVVLQNCGVIDPERLEDYLAVDGYKAAKGAVEEMTPEEIINTVKVAGLAGRGGAGFPTWFKWNEAHKAKGDVKYLVCNADEGDPGAFMDRSVLESDPHALIEGMIIAARAIGAGQGVVYVRAEYPLAIKRLENAIGQAREAGYLGENIFGSSFSFDLRIKAGAGAFVCGEETALIASLEGERGMPRLKPPFPAQKGYWAKPTNINNVETYANVPWIFRNSGEAYGQLGNENSKGTKVFALTGKIKKGGLVEIPMGLTLRDVIYDIGGGIKNDKAFKAVQMGGPSGGCVPAELVDTVIDYPSITKTGAIMGSGGMVVMDETTCMVDMARFFLDFTRKESCGKCNYCRIGTMRMLEILTRITEGEGRDGDIELLEELCLKVKEGSMCGLGQTAPNPVLTTLRYFRNEYEDHIYRHKCTAHSCKALITYSIDEEKCVGCTRCAKNCPVEAISGTPKKVHVIDQEKCVKCGKCASVCKFDAVIVD from the coding sequence ATGGAAAACTATAAAGTAATCATTGGGCAGGGAAGCTGCGGTATCGCTGCCGGCGCTGCAAAGGTTGAAGAAGCCTTTAAAGATCAGATTGCCGCTAAAAATCTGAGTATTGACCTTGAAAAAACCGGTTGTATCGGGACCTGCTATCTTGAACCCATTGTGGATGTGGTTGATCCCTCAGGCGCTAAGATTACCTACGTCAATGTCGATACCGGCGATGTTGAGCGTATTGTGGATGAACATATCCTTGGGCAGAAAAATATTACAGACCTGGAAATGGCAGCTCAGGACAAGGAAATGATCGCCAAGCAAAAACGCGTGGTGCTTCAGAACTGTGGTGTCATTGACCCGGAACGTCTTGAGGATTATCTGGCAGTCGACGGCTATAAGGCCGCTAAAGGAGCTGTTGAGGAGATGACACCGGAAGAAATTATTAATACCGTTAAAGTAGCCGGGCTGGCTGGCCGCGGCGGGGCAGGCTTCCCAACCTGGTTTAAATGGAATGAAGCCCATAAGGCCAAGGGAGACGTCAAGTATTTAGTCTGCAACGCCGACGAAGGCGACCCTGGTGCCTTTATGGACCGTTCGGTACTTGAAAGTGATCCACATGCGCTCATTGAAGGGATGATTATTGCAGCCAGGGCCATCGGCGCTGGACAGGGTGTTGTCTATGTCCGTGCAGAGTATCCACTGGCCATAAAACGTCTTGAGAATGCCATCGGACAGGCTCGTGAGGCAGGCTATCTTGGTGAGAATATCTTTGGGTCCTCCTTCAGCTTTGATCTGAGAATTAAAGCCGGCGCCGGCGCTTTCGTCTGCGGTGAAGAAACCGCTTTGATTGCGTCGCTGGAAGGGGAACGCGGGATGCCGCGTCTCAAGCCGCCATTTCCGGCCCAAAAAGGCTACTGGGCAAAACCGACCAATATCAACAACGTTGAAACCTATGCGAACGTACCGTGGATTTTCAGAAATTCCGGTGAAGCTTACGGACAGCTCGGAAATGAAAATTCCAAGGGCACCAAAGTATTTGCCCTGACTGGTAAAATCAAAAAGGGCGGTCTGGTTGAGATTCCAATGGGCTTAACTCTGCGTGACGTCATTTATGATATCGGCGGCGGTATCAAAAATGATAAGGCATTTAAAGCGGTTCAGATGGGCGGACCATCCGGTGGATGTGTTCCAGCTGAGCTGGTGGATACCGTTATCGACTATCCTTCTATTACTAAAACTGGCGCGATCATGGGCTCCGGCGGGATGGTTGTCATGGATGAAACCACTTGTATGGTTGATATGGCCCGCTTCTTCCTGGATTTTACCCGGAAGGAATCCTGTGGTAAATGCAACTACTGCCGTATCGGAACCATGCGTATGCTTGAAATTCTGACCCGTATCACAGAAGGCGAAGGACGTGACGGCGATATTGAGCTTCTAGAAGAGCTTTGTCTCAAGGTTAAGGAGGGCTCGATGTGTGGCCTTGGCCAGACAGCGCCGAACCCGGTTCTTACCACCCTGCGTTATTTCAGAAACGAATATGAGGACCATATCTACAGACATAAATGTACAGCTCACAGCTGTAAGGCCTTGATTACCTACAGCATTGATGAGGAAAAATGTGTCGGCTGTACCCGCTGTGCCAAGAACTGCCCGGTTGAGGCCATTTCGGGCACACCTAAAAAGGTTCATGTTATCGATCAGGAAAAATGCGTTAAGTGCGGAAAATGCGCCAGCGTTTGTAAGTTTGATGCGGTAATCGTGGATTAG
- the ilvN gene encoding acetolactate synthase small subunit: MENYCLSLLVENNFGVLSRIAGLFARRGYNIDSLTVGTTEDAKVSRITITVTGDEHILAQIKKQLNKLIDVIKVIELKPEESIRRELVFIKVKANDETRSNIVEISNLFRANVVDVARESLVLEITGTRDKVDAFFNMIEPYGILEFVRSGDTGLQRGHRMI; encoded by the coding sequence ATGGAAAACTATTGTTTATCCCTCTTGGTTGAAAATAACTTTGGGGTTTTAAGCCGTATTGCAGGGCTTTTTGCAAGACGCGGCTATAATATCGACAGCCTGACTGTCGGTACGACAGAGGATGCCAAGGTATCGCGCATCACCATTACGGTGACAGGTGATGAGCATATTCTTGCGCAGATAAAAAAACAGCTGAACAAGCTAATCGACGTTATCAAGGTCATTGAGCTCAAACCGGAGGAATCTATTCGCCGGGAGCTGGTGTTTATCAAGGTTAAGGCCAATGACGAAACCCGTTCCAATATCGTGGAAATCTCCAACTTATTCAGAGCCAATGTTGTGGATGTGGCCCGCGAAAGCCTGGTACTGGAAATAACCGGAACCCGGGATAAGGTGGACGCGTTCTTTAACATGATTGAGCCCTATGGAATTCTGGAATTTGTGCGTTCCGGCGATACCGGCCTTCAAAGAGGCCACCGGATGATTTAG